TCTCGCCGATAGCGCGGTCGATTTCGGTGATCGCGATGTCTTCCTGGCTGCTTACGGCGGCGTCGCCGGGACGATGCGAAATCATCCAGCGCGCTGTGCGCAGGTCGGACAGCGCGTGCAGGTACGCCGGATGACGCCCGGGCATATCGGCGTGGGCAGACAACGGCAACAGCACGGCGATACCGGCAGTCAGGATCATGCGTTTAAACAGCAACTTCATGCGGCCCCCTTGGGTGTGAAAGTGGCTGCATTATTCAGTGGCGTTGCTTGCGCATGCCTTGCTTCGCTGATGGTCGTTCAGTGGCCAGCGGGTGTCGGAGACGTGGCCGCGTGGAGCTGCCAACCGCACGCATTCCCGGTGATCTCAACAGTGCAGGCGAGATAGATCAGAAGCCGATCACGACCGGGAGCTCTCGCGCGTCCTTGTGCCACACACCGGTGTAGCCATTGCCCTGGGCGACCAGTTCGAAGGTCTCCAGGTCGCGGCCCTCCTTGCCGTTGGTCAACCGCAACGTGTTGCCATTGCGAGCACTGGACAAGGTTATCGGCAGTCGATATTTTTCGTAGAAATAGATCGCCGTTCCTGAGGATGCATCGCTGTCTGCCGCGACACGCATCGTTATCGACGCCGATCCAATACGACCGTGCAGCACTTGGCCGCGCGGCGACGAGGGCTGTTGTGGCTCGTCGTCGCCGAAGAACAGGGTGCGGCCATATGCGGTCAGGAAGCCACGTAGTTTGTCGTCGCTGATCCGTAGCGTGACATCACCCACGTCGTCGAGCGCACGCATGGCGTGGTTACTGCACCGCTCGGCGACAAACGTCACGCTCTTGGCGTCGGGTATGGCAAGTTTCAGATAGCGAAAGGTATCGCTTGAGTCGCTGGAGGTATCGCTTCTGGCTTCGGTGAGTCCAGCCAGGCACTGTTCGTTGAATCCTATGCGCTCATCCAGGTCTGCGTCGGCGTCCTTGGCTTTGTCTGGCGTGCCGGTCATGGCCTGCGTGCGTCGCTGCGCGCGTAGTTCCTTCAGCAGGGCGGTGTACTGGCGAGTTCGCTCCTGTTTCATCATGCGGACGATAGTGGTGCGAGCCTCGGGCGAAATGACGTCGTCCGCCGTGAAAGCGGCGCCCGTGGTTGCGTTGAAATGAAATGATTCAGTCCAATCCTCGCAGTAAGCGCCACAGCCATCGCGTTCTATGGTGATCGAGAGGATGTGCGCATCGTTACGACCGACCGTAAATCCGAGTGAGGTAATCGAATCCAGACGATAGCCGCTATTTGGGATATCGCTGGTAGCCGGCAGTGTGAAGCTTTTGCCGGTGCCTGTAGGTGCGGGTATGCCAACGATTTGCACATAGAGTGCCTCGTTGATGCGTTGCGCTTCCCCGCTGTGTGAGCTGGAAGAGACGAAGGGCATGACAATGGAGCCATTCGACCAGTCGCTCGTGTACGCCGGTGCATCCGCGCCAGACCAAGCCAGCGTGCGCGGAACGACGGAGAAGGCTTGCGCCGCTGCTACCTGACTGTGGGTGACCCATGCAGCCAGCAACGCCATGGCGGCGAGATAACGTGACCAAACACGCCGGGACGACTGTCCCGGTGTGTTGCAGACCTCGATGCGCCTGGAGGATAAGTACATGGTGGTCTGAATCCGTTCTTCACCAGATGCCTATGTTGCGGCGGCGTTCTGGCTCGCGGGGGCTGAAAAAATGGCGTGCGGAGGGCGGGCTGGACGAGGAGGCCCGTCAAGCGTAGCGGTCGGCCAACGCGTCCGTTGCATTCACCAACACGTCCACGATGGCCGGATCGGCGGCGCTATGTCCGGCCAGCACGATGTGGAACGCAGCTTCCGGCCACGCCGTGGCGAGGTCGTAGGCGTTCTTCACCGGGCAGATGACGTCGTAGCGGCCGTGCACAATAGTTGCCGGAATGCGCCGGATGCGGTCCACGTCGCGCAGCAGTTGATCAGGCTCCAGGAATACCTGATGGCGGAAGTAGTGCGCTTCGGTACGCGCGACGCTCACTGCCGCGTGCGGATTCTCGAAGATGCCCGGTTCGTTCGGATCGTGCACCAGCGTCGTGCTGCCACCTTCCCAGTTGCTCCACGCCATCGCGGCGGCCACGCGCACGGACTCATCGTCGCTGTCGAGGCGGCGCCAATAGGCTTCGACCATGTCGTCGCGTTCGTTCTCGGGAATGTGGGCGACGTAGTGCGACCAACGCTCAGGGAAGATCCAGCGCGCGCCGCCATAGAGCTCGTTGAACCAGCGCAGCTCGCCGGGGCGGCCAAGGAAGATGCCGCGCAGCACGAGCCCAAGCACGCGCTCCGGGTGTGCCTGCCCGTAGGCCAGCGCGAGCGTAGAGCCCCACGAGCCGCCGAAGACCACCCAGCGTTCGATACCCAGGTGCTCGCGGATCGTTTCGATGTCCCCGACGAGATGCCCGGTGGTGTTATTGCGCAGCTCCGCGTGCGGCGTCGAGCGACCCGCGCCGCGCTGATCGAACAGCACGATGCGATAGCGTGCGGGATCGAAGAAGCGGCGGTGATACGGGGACACACCCGAGCCGGGGCCGCCGTGCAGGAACACCACGGGCAGGCCATGCGGGTTGCCGCATTCCTCGATGTGCAGCTCGTGAATGTCATCCACGCGCAGGCGCTGGGTGCGATAGGGCTCGATCTCGGGGTATAGCTCGCGCATGGTGCTGCTCCGTCGGCGTACCGTCGAAGCATAGCCACCCCGTAGTGCTTGAGGAAACCGTGACCTACGGGGGAGTGGGCATGGCAGCTTGTCCGGCGGCGCCGGCCATCCCGTTCAGGAGGGCCGGCGCTCCGCGCGGCAAACCACGCCCATGCCGTGGGCGTCAGAGTTTGTAGTTGACGCCGAACATCACCGTACGTCCCCAGGTGTTGTAGTCGAGCGGTCGGCCGATCTGCGTGTTGTCGGGCAGGTTGGAGATCTGCTCGGTCTTGTACGGCGAGTTGGTGAGGTTGTAGATCTGCAGCAGCACCGACAGGCCGTTCCATTGGCCCTGGGTGAAGGCGTAGCCGGCCTGGAAATCGGTCTGCTTGTCGGCCAGCACCTTGTTGTAGCCCAACTGGTCGAACAGCGCGACGGCCTCGCCCGTGAACGAGGAGCGGTAGCGCTCCGTGATGCGGAACGACCAGCCGTACTTCTCGTAGTACAGCGTGAGGTTGGCGATCTTGCGCGACAAGCCGGGCAGGGTGGACGGCGCGCCCGGAATCGACGACACCGCGCTCACCGGAACGGTACTGTTGATCAGCGTGAAGTTGCCCTGCATGCCGAAGCCATCCAGCGCGCGCGCAACCATGCCGCCCTCCAGTGCGCCGGACAGTTCCAGACCCTGCATCTTGCCGCCGGTGCCGTTCAGCGTGATGAGGAAAAAGTCATTTTTAATGTGACGCTGACGTGCATCCCCCGATGATTGGCGCGGCATTCGGGCCGGCCGTCATGTCGTAGAGATCGCCGTTGTTGCCCTTGGTCCACCACACATAAGGGCCGGCGACGTACCGGACGCCCGACGCGGCGAGCGTGTCGACGAAGAGCATCGCGTTGCCCTTCACTGTGAGCATGGCGAAGCTCTGTCCGCCTTGGCGGTTGTAGTAGGTGACCTTGAGCGATTGGCCGCCGTGGCACTGGTAATCGCGCACCAGGGTGTTGTCGACGGGGATGGGCGGTAGATGTGTCGTGTCGGCCATCGCCGCCGTGCCAGCCAGCAAAGCTATGGCTGTGCATGCGATGCGCCTGCTGTAGTGGATGGTGTTCATGGCTCACTTCACCTCGTCGTAGACGTATTCGTGCTGGTCGTCGCGCAACACCAGCTTGCGGTTGTCCCCGCTGCCCGACACCACGAACTCAAAACCATCCGAACCCGGTGAAATGGTGACAAACGAGACGGAGCCGTCGTCGTTCTTGCGCGAAGCGACCTCGCTATGCCACGCGCCGAAATTGAATTCCAGGTTCTTGCCGCTGCGGTCCACCTGGATGCTGCCCACGGCGGGGTTGCGATAGTTGTCGGCCAGCTTTGCCACCTCGGCGGGATCGGCAGGCACGGTGAGGCGTTTTCGCTCAGCGGCGATCTGCGCCTTTAGGCGTTTCACGCCAGCATCGATATCACCCTGCGCCAGCGGCTTGCCGTCAAACAGCACTTCGAGCAGACGGCGTTGGAACGGGCCGCGGATGAAGACGCCGGCGTCGGCGTTGGTCAGGATCACGGCGCCCACACCCTGCTCGGGCAACCACATCATGTCGGAATGGAAACCGGTCAGGTCACCGCCGTGATGCACCACCGGCACGCCCCAGGTGTGATCCACCATCAAGCCCATGCCATAGGTAGCCGTGGTGCCTAGCGCCACGTTGGCCTTGCGTCGTTCGAGTAGCGATTGCCTGGACACGTAACGTTGGCCGTCGGGCAGCAGGCCGTCGTCCAGTTCCATCTGCACATAGCGCAGCATGTCGCTCACTGCGCTCCATGCTGCGCCAGCAGGGCGTGCCGCACGAACGGAATCGTTGATGCCCATGCCGGCAATCGCGGTATGGCCGTCCACGTCCAGGCCGTGTGGCGTGGCGTGGTTGCCAAGCAATGCGCGGTCGTAGTCAAACGTAGTGATCTTCATGCCCAACGGATCGAACACCTGCTTCTGCATGGCGAGGTCGTAGGCCGCGCCGAGCTCCATATTCGGATACAGCGCATGGGCGCCGATATAGCCGGCCGCCGCCGCCATCAGGTTCGAGTACTGGAACAGTTCGCCGAACTTGCTGGTCGGTTGCATGCCCGACAGCGCCTTCATCACCGTCTCTGGCGTGGCATCGCGGCTGTTGAGCAGCCACTCCATGTCCTGCCTCGGCATACCGGTGCAGGCGCAGATCAGGTGGCGCATCAACACTTGCTTGGTGGTCGCGGCGTCGCCCAGCCGGAACGACGGCATCACGTCCACGACCGGCGTGTTCGAGGTGAACTTCTTCTGGTCCACCTCGCGCGCCAGCATCAACGTGGTCAGCGCCTTGGTGTTGGAGGCGATCATGAACAGGGTATCGGCATCGACCGGCGTGGGCTTGTTGATCTCCCGCACACCGAGACCGCCGGCAAACACCACCTTGCCATGATCGATCAGGCCGATGGCCACGCCCGGCACGTCGTACGCCTTGCGCGCGCCATCCACGAAGGCCATCAGCGTCTCCACGCGCGCGGCATCGAGCGGATGCGCTTTCTTGCCGGCGAAACTCTCGCGTTTGTAACCCTTAGGCAGCAGGCGGTCGGAGATGGCACGTAGCTGCGAGGCGCGCTTCTCGGCCACCGCATTGGCCATGTCGTAGATCAGCACCGTGTACTGATTGCCATGTCGATAGGCAATGACGGTGACGCCACGTTTATCGTTAGCGGAGGTCTCGTAGTTGTAGACGCGGACCTGGTCCCAGTCGTCACGCGGTGCGGCGTCAGTGGCGACTTGCAGCGGCCACATCTTGGGCGGTGCGTAGGCTTTCCATGCCTGGGTGACGGCGTCATCGGGCGTGGTGGCCTTTACATCGACCAGCACGGCTTGCGAGTCCGCTTCAGGCGGGGCCAGCGTGACCTTGTTGCCAGCAGCGTGCATGGTCCAGTCGGCGGGTTGCACGAACTGCGTACCCGCGGATGTCGTTCTGGGCGTATCCGCCTTGGTGGTTGTATCGGCGGCTGGCGCGGCTGGTGGCGCGGCGGGCATGGCCAGCGATGTGGAGGCCAGCGCAAACAACCCGACAAATGCAACGCAACGCATCAACATGGAAGTACCTCGCCATAAGGGAGACGCTCTGTTGTCACGTGGGAAAACACAGCGCCGCGTGACGGGGTCGATGACACGGGTGGTGCCGGAAGTCTACACAGGTTGCCCGGCGGCGCCAGTGCGCTTGGGCGGCGGGACAAGCGAACGCTGACATAGGTCACGGCTATGACCATGGCGTCCATACATCCGGTTTCGTGCAGTGCATCCCGCTCATGTGCTTGACGGTGGTCGGCGGTTGTTTTTCCATGCACGGTACCGTTTGGCTATCTTCGCTTGTTCGCGGAAAATTCAACCATGAACACGACTGCTTCCTTACCCATACCCGACTTCCTCGGCCAATTGGCGGCATCCGTTACCCGCGCGCGCACCCTGGAGGAACTGGTGCGTCCCCTGCTTGAGCTGTTGCAGACCGTGACCGGGCTGGAGTCCACCTACCTCACCACCATCGACACCGATGGCGGCTACCAGTACATCCTGTTCTCGCGCAACACCAGTCGCCTGCAGATTCCCGAGGGCTTGGCGGTGCCGTGGGAAGGCACGCTGTGCAAGCGGGCGTTGGAAGAGGGACGCCCCTATACCGACGATGTCGCCAACTGCTGGCCGGATTCCGGTCCCGCGCGGGAGTTGGGCATTGCGACCTATGCGAGTACGCCGGTGCGACTGGACGACGGCACGCTCTACGGCACCCTTTGTGCTGCCAGCGGCGAGCGCAAACCGCTGGAGGATGGCGCTGATCAGGTGCTGCAGATGTTTTCGCGGCTGATCGGCCAGCAGATCGAGCGTGAACGCATGTTGCAGGCGTTGCAGCATGCCAACGACACGCTAGCGGTGAGTGCGTTGACGGATGCCACCACCGGTTTGCCCAACCGGCGCGCCTTGATGGAAGAGCTGCGGCGCCGTCTTGTAGCGCATGGCCCGGCGGGACGCGCGCTGGTCGTGGCCTTTGTCGATCTGGATCAGTTCAAGGCCATCAACGACATCTACGGGCACGACGCCGGTGATCGATTCCTCTCGGCCATCGGTGGGCGTATGCAGGGTACGGTGCGCTCTGGCGACTTCGTCGCGCGCTTGGGCGGCGACGAGTTTGTGGTGCTTTCCAGTCCTGCACATGACGAAGCGCTTGCCGTCGCTGACGCCTTGCGCAAACGCTTGCAGGAGGCGACCACGGGACGCTTTCATCTTGGTGCGCTGTCGTTGGACTACGCGGGGCCAAGCATTGGCAGCATCGTGTCGCTGTCGGGCGACGCGGAACCCGAAGCGCTGATCGCGCAGGCCGACGCCGCCATGTACGAGGTCAAGCGCGAGCGCAAGCAGTCGCAACCGCCGCGCTGAGTCGCGCTCAGTTCAGCGCTGCAGCGCGTAGTCCTTCACCGCGGACACGGCCCGGGCACATGCCGCTCACGCGTTTGTACAGGCGACGGAACGCCGCCTCGCTGCTATAGCCCAACTGTTGCGCAATGCCGGCCACGGATTGTTGCCGATCGCGCAGCATCTGCTCCGCTACGCTGACCCGCCATTGCGTGAGGTACTGCACCGGCGGCAACTTCATCAATTGCGTGAAGCGCTCGGCAAAGGCTGAGCGCGACATGCAGGCCAGCGCAGCCATGGATTGCATCGTCCAGGCTTTGCCTGGGTGATCATGCACCGCCTGCAACACGCGTGCGATACGCGGATCGGCGAGCGAGGCGAACAGGCCTTGACGCTCGCCGTTGGTGCGTGAGTAATCGCAGATGGCGAGCGTGAACAGCGCATCGGCCAGTTTATTGAGGAGCACGTGGCGACCGGCGCAATCGGCGTGCACTACCTCTGCCATGGTCGCGGCCAGTTGGCGGAAGGGTGCGCTGGCGCGTGACGCGTGAATCACCATGCACGACGGCAATGCATGATTAAGAGGGTGCTGGCTGGCGCCAGTGAAGCGAAACTCGCCGCAGATAAGGCTGGTATGCGGAATATCCTGTCCGCGCGCCTCCGCCAGGCGATGCGGTGTGCCATGCGGAAAGATCACCAGATCGCCCGCCTCCAGCGCCACGGTTTCATCGAGTTCATCGCACTCCACCGTGCAGGCGCCGGTGCCCACCAGATGGAACAACCCGCAGTCGATCCGGGGCGCGTCGGCAAACCACGTACCGCAGCGGTGAAGTTCGGCCACTACCTGCACCTGCAGCATCGACCGGTTGAGCAGCGATTCCAGCGCGGGTTCGACAAGCCTCGGGCGTGGCCCCGGCGGTAATGACAGGTTCGGTTCGATGTACATGGGCTTCCCTCCGGCGAATGTCTCCCTGAGACACTTCGCTGTGGGACGAGCCACGGTTACACCGTTGCCGTCAGGTCGTGTGGATGCGCCCAATGAGGCCCTCGTCCAGCCAGCGTCCGAGCAAGGTGGCCATGCGGGGCAGCGCGGCACTTGGGCCGTGGCGCTCGGCCTCACGCCCACATAGTTGCCCGAAGCACTCGCCATTCAGGGCGCCTTGGAGGGCGGGGAGTTCATCGGCTGCCACCACTCGGTAACGTACGTCCAGCGTCGGACGCCAGATGAGCAAGGGGCGTGTCCGCGTGAGCCGCCGCCGTGCGGGGCGCGACGATCCCCGATCGGCCGCGCGGCGGAACGCATCGACGTTGCACGTTGTGTGCAGCAACTGCGCGTG
This genomic window from Dyella terrae contains:
- a CDS encoding AraC family transcriptional regulator; translation: MYIEPNLSLPPGPRPRLVEPALESLLNRSMLQVQVVAELHRCGTWFADAPRIDCGLFHLVGTGACTVECDELDETVALEAGDLVIFPHGTPHRLAEARGQDIPHTSLICGEFRFTGASQHPLNHALPSCMVIHASRASAPFRQLAATMAEVVHADCAGRHVLLNKLADALFTLAICDYSRTNGERQGLFASLADPRIARVLQAVHDHPGKAWTMQSMAALACMSRSAFAERFTQLMKLPPVQYLTQWRVSVAEQMLRDRQQSVAGIAQQLGYSSEAAFRRLYKRVSGMCPGRVRGEGLRAAALN
- the pip gene encoding prolyl aminopeptidase; the protein is MRELYPEIEPYRTQRLRVDDIHELHIEECGNPHGLPVVFLHGGPGSGVSPYHRRFFDPARYRIVLFDQRGAGRSTPHAELRNNTTGHLVGDIETIREHLGIERWVVFGGSWGSTLALAYGQAHPERVLGLVLRGIFLGRPGELRWFNELYGGARWIFPERWSHYVAHIPENERDDMVEAYWRRLDSDDESVRVAAAMAWSNWEGGSTTLVHDPNEPGIFENPHAAVSVARTEAHYFRHQVFLEPDQLLRDVDRIRRIPATIVHGRYDVICPVKNAYDLATAWPEAAFHIVLAGHSAADPAIVDVLVNATDALADRYA
- a CDS encoding MliC family protein → MNTIHYSRRIACTAIALLAGTAAMADTTHLPPIPVDNTLVRDYQCHGGQSLKVTYYNRQGGQSFAMLTVKGNAMLFVDTLAASGVRYVAGPYVWWTKGNNGDLYDMTAGPNAAPIIGGCTSASH
- a CDS encoding serine hydrolase domain-containing protein, which translates into the protein MLMRCVAFVGLFALASTSLAMPAAPPAAPAADTTTKADTPRTTSAGTQFVQPADWTMHAAGNKVTLAPPEADSQAVLVDVKATTPDDAVTQAWKAYAPPKMWPLQVATDAAPRDDWDQVRVYNYETSANDKRGVTVIAYRHGNQYTVLIYDMANAVAEKRASQLRAISDRLLPKGYKRESFAGKKAHPLDAARVETLMAFVDGARKAYDVPGVAIGLIDHGKVVFAGGLGVREINKPTPVDADTLFMIASNTKALTTLMLAREVDQKKFTSNTPVVDVMPSFRLGDAATTKQVLMRHLICACTGMPRQDMEWLLNSRDATPETVMKALSGMQPTSKFGELFQYSNLMAAAAGYIGAHALYPNMELGAAYDLAMQKQVFDPLGMKITTFDYDRALLGNHATPHGLDVDGHTAIAGMGINDSVRAARPAGAAWSAVSDMLRYVQMELDDGLLPDGQRYVSRQSLLERRKANVALGTTATYGMGLMVDHTWGVPVVHHGGDLTGFHSDMMWLPEQGVGAVILTNADAGVFIRGPFQRRLLEVLFDGKPLAQGDIDAGVKRLKAQIAAERKRLTVPADPAEVAKLADNYRNPAVGSIQVDRSGKNLEFNFGAWHSEVASRKNDDGSVSFVTISPGSDGFEFVVSGSGDNRKLVLRDDQHEYVYDEVK
- a CDS encoding sensor domain-containing diguanylate cyclase, translated to MNTTASLPIPDFLGQLAASVTRARTLEELVRPLLELLQTVTGLESTYLTTIDTDGGYQYILFSRNTSRLQIPEGLAVPWEGTLCKRALEEGRPYTDDVANCWPDSGPARELGIATYASTPVRLDDGTLYGTLCAASGERKPLEDGADQVLQMFSRLIGQQIERERMLQALQHANDTLAVSALTDATTGLPNRRALMEELRRRLVAHGPAGRALVVAFVDLDQFKAINDIYGHDAGDRFLSAIGGRMQGTVRSGDFVARLGGDEFVVLSSPAHDEALAVADALRKRLQEATTGRFHLGALSLDYAGPSIGSIVSLSGDAEPEALIAQADAAMYEVKRERKQSQPPR